The Musa acuminata AAA Group cultivar baxijiao chromosome BXJ3-6, Cavendish_Baxijiao_AAA, whole genome shotgun sequence region CTGGCATGGCAAGCTCGTCCGGATCGATCCACTACCGGAGGAAGTTCTTCCGGAGTGCAGCCCAGTTGATTGGCTCAATTTGTCTTGTAAATGCAGTGATCCATTTGTTATTCATATGATGCATGCAGCCGACGATACAagtaatggagttattggctgtaCTCTAAACAGCTCAATTCATATGATACAACTTTTGGCTGCCACAAACCTTCCATTTCTTTTCTTTCGTAAAGGCAATCTGCACATCATATTTATTGGCTGTACTCTAAACAGCTCAATTATACACTTCCACCAAGGGGAGACTGAGAAGCCCCAGTTGACTCCATTTTAATGGTTTATAATAAGATTCTGGAGATTCTGACTTCACCAACGACCCATTGCCCTTCTTTgtaatttctaaaaaaataattcaGACTTCCATGTAAGATTGTTTTATAAAGCCATTGCGTTAATGGAGATTTCTCCAGGTTCTGTAAGAGCTGATCATTGCATCCAAAATCTTAATGGAGGCCAAACATTCCACACTGGCATTGAGACATCAAATACTGGACAGAAAATACTCGAGCACACCCTTTCGAATCGAGCACCAGCACTCATCGGCATCAAATACTGGCATCGCCCTGACAGCAATAGCAGATAATTATCTTACACCACATACTTGAACGATCATCTGATTCATTAACATACACATGCATAttaagcaatatgtcatcatagcAACGGATTCAGGTACATTAGCTGCTACAGTACCAGAGAAATGCATAGCTACTACTGGCACGTAATATCAAAAGCAATACGGCAAGATAATCACTACATGCAGCAACTTGTTCGGTCTACATATCACATCTCTTGGGGtatttcctcctcctcgtcctcgtaATCACCCTCTTCGTCGGCAGTGGCATCCTGATACTGCTGGTACTCTGATACGAGGTCGTTCATGTTGCTCTCAGCTTCAGTGAACTCCATCTCATCCATACCCTCCCCGGTGTACCAGTGCAAGAAAGCCTTTCTCCTAAACATGGCAGTGAACTGCTCACTCACCCTCCTAAACATTTCCTGAATCGATGTCGAGTTCCCAATGAAGGTGGATGCCATAGAGAGACCCCTAGGTGGTATGTCACACACACTGGACTTCACATTGTTGGGAATCCACTCCACAAAGTAGGATGAGTTCTTGTTCTGGACATTGATCATCTGCTCATCAACTTCTTTAGTACTCATTTTGCCTCTGAACATAGCAGAGGCTGTGAGATAGCGACCATGGCGAGGATCAGCAGCACACATCATGTTCTTAGCATCCCACATCTGTTGGGTCAGCTCGGGGACAGTCAGGGCACGGTACTGTTGTGATCCCCGTGAGGTCAAGGGTGCAAAACCAACCATAAAGAAGTGGAGACGAGGGAAGGGGATCAGATTCACAGCCAGCTTTCGGAGGTCAGAATTGAGTTGCCCAGGGAACCGGAGGCAGCATGTGACACCGCTCATGGTTGCAGATATCAAGTGATTCAAGTCTCCAACTGATAAGAGCAACCAAGATATAAGATTCCAAGTACCAGTTTTGCCAACAATAAACACAAATATTATACAAACAATGAATGCAAATAAAAAGCATAACAAGTCAAAGACACTACAGGAAATAACACGACCAAACCAAACAATTCAGGTTGGTTGTTTTCATTCAGTTTACACCAGTTCAACAGTGCTGCCATGTACTTTTTGTAAATTGGCTCATTAACTAGTAAACCTACTGGTGTAACATGTCCTGACAATAGATGAGCATGGAGGAAAAAAGCAGTGCCGTTGTAGCATATTTTATAAACCACAATTTCGAAAAGTGCTTAAGTTGTAAAGCATGAAACTATATCTTTTCAACATCACAGAAATGTGATGTTTACTTATAGaggggtgaaaaaaaaaaaaagggttttgTTTCTCATCAAGTGCCATTGTGGCCTTCCTCCGCATAAATGCTGTTGTATCATCTTCATGATAACATAACTATTAAACGTGCTATCATTATCAAGAAAACGACTCTGACACAAAAGCAACTCCTCTTTTTGTTGCTAAATTGAAATAAAAACCATAATTCATAGTTTAACCACAAGTTTGAACAAGGATAAGAAAACATTAAATGGTGTGACTTACAGCTGGGAGTGGTTAACTTGAGAGTGCGGAAGCATATATCATAAAGTGCCTCATTATCCAGTACCATGCATTCGTCTGCATTCTCAACTAACTGGTGGACGGAAAGGGTTGCATTGTAGGGCTCAACAACGGTGTCTGAAACCTTGGGTGAAGGGAAAACAGAGAAGGTCAGCATCATCCGATCAGGATACTCCTCCCTGATCTTTGATATCAACAGAGTTCCCATTCCAGAACCAGTTCCTCCACCAAGAGAGTGGCATACTTGGAATCCTGAAAAGAAAAACACATCTACTATGAGTGAAAGTGCATTTTAAGTGTTAAATATGTGTAATAAACAAGCTCATGATATCTAAACAGTAAAGAAAACATCACATTCCACCAACTTCTAAAATAGCAAACAAAAGAATAAAAATGCCAGTGAACAATTCCAAAAGATTAGAGAATTTTCTTAAGATTAAGTGCATTTCTACAAAGAAATTGAAGTTTAGGCGATAAGAAAGGGTTGAGTTCACTCTGAAGTATCAATGAGTATTGCTTTGATTTCATGAGACAACAAATCAAATCAAAAAGATATCAAAATGCAGATGAACTAAAACTACGCATAAATAAGAGAGAAGGCAATTATACCCTGAAGGCAGTCACAGTTCTCAGCCTCCTTCCTCACCACATCGAGAACCGAGTCAATGAGCTCAGCTCCTTCGGTGTAGTGACCCTTAGCCCAGTTGTTTCCAGCACCAGACTGACCGAAGACAAAGTTATCAGGGCGGAAGATCTGGCCATAGGTCCCAGTTCGTACGCTGTCCATGGTACCAGGCTCCAGATCCATCAGCACGGCCCTGGGGACGTACCTCCCACAGGAAGCCTCATTGTAGTACACGTTGACACGCTCCAGCTGGAGATCTGACGTCCCAGTGTACCTCCCGGTGGGATCGATCCCATGCTCATCACACACCACTTCCCAGAACTTAGACCCGATCTGATTACCGCACTGACCACCCTGGACGTGGAGGATTTCTCTCATTGTTGTCTAAATCAAAGAAAACGAAGCAAGATTAGGACTGACAACGGAATCGGTTTCCGAAGGTTCTCCAAAACCCTCAGAGAATTCAAACCCTGATATTCAATTGAAGCGTAAGACAACAGATCCAAGCATATTCACCCAAATGCAAAGAATCATGTAAGAAAATAGAAATCCTCGCATTCCTAAGAATTGGCTCTGGGATCTCAC contains the following coding sequences:
- the LOC135640403 gene encoding tubulin beta-1 chain — its product is MREILHVQGGQCGNQIGSKFWEVVCDEHGIDPTGRYTGTSDLQLERVNVYYNEASCGRYVPRAVLMDLEPGTMDSVRTGTYGQIFRPDNFVFGQSGAGNNWAKGHYTEGAELIDSVLDVVRKEAENCDCLQGFQVCHSLGGGTGSGMGTLLISKIREEYPDRMMLTFSVFPSPKVSDTVVEPYNATLSVHQLVENADECMVLDNEALYDICFRTLKLTTPSFGDLNHLISATMSGVTCCLRFPGQLNSDLRKLAVNLIPFPRLHFFMVGFAPLTSRGSQQYRALTVPELTQQMWDAKNMMCAADPRHGRYLTASAMFRGKMSTKEVDEQMINVQNKNSSYFVEWIPNNVKSSVCDIPPRGLSMASTFIGNSTSIQEMFRRVSEQFTAMFRRKAFLHWYTGEGMDEMEFTEAESNMNDLVSEYQQYQDATADEEGDYEDEEEEIPQEM